A window of Etheostoma spectabile isolate EspeVRDwgs_2016 chromosome 24, UIUC_Espe_1.0, whole genome shotgun sequence genomic DNA:
ATTaagcaaaataattaaaagaattAAGCCTGAACCTTAACTGCTTTTTGTACTCATTCCATGTGATACAATCACATTTACATAAAGTCATTAGCTTACCTCAGGCATGCTCTGACATCGACCCATAGAGGAGCTCAGAAGAACTTTCATCACTGCAACAGAAGAATTCCAACTCTTGGGCTGAGCGTCACCGCTCCACAACAGAGTCCCCACTGCGTCACCACCACCTGGAGCTGGATCTGGGctcttctcctcttctgctGCATCACATTCAGCCTCTTCCTTTTTCTGTTCTTCCTCGTTTGCCTCGACATCCTCCTTCTTGTCTTCCACTTTCCCCTCTTCCAGATTTCCCTCCTCCTTTGCTTCCTCTTCTCCAGGTTTCTCTTCCTCCACcttctcctgctcctcctcatTCAGCCCATCACCAAGTGCGAGCATGCAGCTGTTAGCGGGAATGCTGCGCAGCCAGTCACTGACAACCTCATTGGGGGAAGCATTGGGCAGACAGGCAGGTGACAGTTCCAGTTCCTCCTGATCTGTCTGGTTCCTGCTCCTCTGAGACCTTTTACTCCTGGACTTGTCACTGGTTTTACTCGCCATGGACTGTTGGCTGTTTGAacgtgcagcagcagcagcagccatggTTTCCTTCAGCATATCAGCAGCAGACGTAGAATGATGCAGAGTGCTCCCACTACATGTCTCCACTTTGCTGCTTGGTCTGGAGCGGGATTTGGCCTTACTCTCCTTTGAGGCTTTCATCTTGGAGCCTGAGTGAGTTGAAACTGCTGAATCAGGCCTGAGGCTACGGGGACTCTTGGATTGGACACCTGCCACCTTATTGTCTGCAATATCTTCTTCCCCTTCGGCCTTACTAGCTGGTCTGCTGATGGCCTGAGTTGCAGTGGCATTATCTCCTGAATCTCGAGCTACATTAGCATTTTCACCACTGACACTTGCAGGGGATTTACTCCGAGCTTTAGCACTTGCTGCTGACATTGCAGATGATGTCCTGTTGtcattggcatccattttgCCAGCTTTTGTCGTTGAAGCTGACTTCAAACTTGCTATTTCATGGTCATTTTCTGCTTTGGTTGGGCTGGCACTTGTTGGCTTACTGTCAAGCATTCGAGGTGCTTTGTTGCCACAGCTACAGGAAGACTTGTGAGACCTGCTGCTTTTGGCTGACAATGagctgtctcctctctctgttgtttgcTCCCCACCTTCTTCACCTTTATCCCCACTCCCCCCTGTTTTAATAGTAGGGACATGATTGTGAGCGCTTTTACTGCTGGACTTTTGAGACATCATGGACCCCGTTCCCTCCCTTTCTTCCTTCAAAGCGGACTGTTCTGAGCTTTTGGGGACATCGGGAGTTACTGTCTTCACTCTGCCCTTTTTCTCAGTATTTGTGTGAAAAGAAACACAGGACCTGCCACTGTCTGAGTTGGCTATTTCCTGGTCTTCTGGCAACCCAAGAGAGACTGAGCCTGATGAGTTTTGACTCAGTGGCTGCTCAGAGCCTCCTGATTCTCTCCTGTGCCTTCTGCTTGAGGACGTAAGGATGCTGGCGGCCCGCTCAGAAGCCTCCTCATTTTCAAGCTCCTCAAGATCTTCCTTTttctccccctcttttttttcctttgactTTTCAAGTGCTGAAGCTGCTCCACAGCCACATTTTGATCTTCCAGATCTGCTGGGGGATGCAGCTTTGGGTGAGTGGGTCAGTGGGGAACATGATAAGAGCATTTGTCCTTTAGATGTACTTTTTGTTGAATTGTCCTCCACGTTTTCATCTGCATCTGCtctttcaataacagcaaaatcAGCTGTTCTCTTATGACGAGACTTATGCGATGAAGTCGAAACACTAGATTTCGCTGATTTAGCGGATATAGCACTTTGGGCTCTCTCTGTTGTCTCATTTCCATCTTCATCAACCCCCGCTGGTGTTTGAAAGGTAACATTTGGACTTGGTGACACCGGTTTGAGATTCTTACTAGACTTCTGAGAAGTATGGGACTTCATTGAAGATTTTGACTTGACCGACAGGGCACTGGCCACCCGCTCTTGATTTTCATTATGCTCCTCTTTTCCATTTATCTCAATAGAAGGCATATCGGCTTCATTTGGATTTAGAGATGCTGTGGTTTGATTTGACTTCTGGGACTTGGAGGACTTTGCAGAGGTGTGTGATTTACTAGACATGGCGCTGGGGGTTCTGTCCTCCATGTTGTCTACCTCTGTCTTTGCTGTGTCTTTGGCTGATTTAGCAGATGTTGCGGTTTGATTTGACTTCTGGGACTTGGAGGACTTTGCAGAGGTGTGTGATTTACTAGACATGGCGCTGGGGGTTCTGTCCTCCATGTTGTCTACCTCTGTCTTTGCTGTGTCTTTGGCTGATTTAGCAGATATTACACTTTCAGGCCTCTGCTGTTCATCTTCTCCCagctcattttctttttccttggaGCTTGGAGATGCAGCGGTTTCATTGTAGTTAGAAGTTTTAGATTTGACTAATCTGCCTGATGCTTGACTCACTGCCCTTTCTTGTCCATCTTCTCCACCTTTGAAGGACTTGTGGGATTTATTAGACTTGGTAGAAAGATTTGATTTGTCTGACATGGCACTCGCTGCTCTCTCCTCTGACTCCATTTCTTCTTCCTGTTCTGTTGCTTCGATAATGGGTACATCAGCTCGAGATTCTGCTCTTGCACAGTGACTGCAAGTAGACCTGTGAGATGTGCCGGACTTTGCTGACACATTAGATTTAGTTGATTTAGCAGACATGACACTATCTGGTCTTTCTGCCTCGCCAGGCGTATCAGATAGGGCACTGGAAgttcttttgtttgtgtcatTGTCCTCCACAGCTGTATTGTCAGTTGGTGAGGCAACCTTAGTTCCTTTCTTGACTGAAGCATTGGTCTCCGCTGAGGCACCAGATTTGGCTGACAAGGAGCTAAGTACTCTTTCTTCAGTGTTTGCTTCTTCTGCCTCCTCTGTTGTCTTTATGTCAGGCGCATCAGCGGTGCAGCTGTAGTTGGACTTGTGTGACCTGCCGGACTTGGCAGACATGTTGGACCGAGCCGATATGGCACTGGggcttctctcctcctctttttgtCCTGTGCCACAAGGACTGTCATTATAGCCAGACTTGCATGATCCATTGGACCTGTGACTTGTGGCTGAGGTGGCACTCAGAgccctttcttcctcttttcctgCTTCCTCAAGATTGGACATTCTGGACATGGCACTAGATGCTCTGTGCTCTTGGATGTTTGATATTGCAGAGCAGCGGCCATTGTTGGTGAGGTTGGTCTTGTTGGATTGTGTGGACCCAGCTGAATCTTCTGAGCCATCATCACTGCCATTATTTGCATTCTCTTGGCTGGAAAGAGGTGTGGCCTGCTTTGGAGATGCTCGGTGGGACCTCTGTGATGCTCTACTATTTGATTCAGAGTTGACCCCACTTTTGCATCCGCCACAATTGGGACATACATTAGATCCCCTTGATTGCAGGGAATATCCTGTATGACTAGACAAGCCACTAACAACCCTCTGTACatcttcatcctcatcatctGCAGCCCCCTCTTCTTCTGAGTTTGGGATCCGGACTTTGCTGGACCTGCTTGAGGCTCTGCTCCTTTTGGACTTGGAGCTGGGAGCTCGATCCATCCTCTCTGCTTCAGCTGTTGGATGTGGGGTGGCTGCTCCACAGTGATAGGACGAGGCTACAGATACTgctctgcttcctctctcttcctcttgctTCTCGTGTTCTGTCGAGTGGACAGAACCAGCTGTGATGCTACTTGTTGGTTTGTGGCTCAAGTGAGTCTGGGAAGTTGGGGAAGGAGTGGGTTCATTGCATTGACAGCATTGTGAGGCGCTGGGTGGCAGGTCATCATCCTGGTCCTCTTGCAGTGATTGAAGGATATGAGAGGAGCTACTTATTGCAGACAGCGGACGCTCCCCATCTTCCTCCATCAGTAGGTCACCCTCTACTGACTTCCTGCTAAGTGGTCGTAGGTTGCTATCAATGGCAACTATTTCACTGCGACTGCAGCATCGACTCACCCTGCACACCTCGACATGGGTATCTCCATCCTGCTCTAGCTCTACTCTGCGCTCAACCTGCTCCGTCACAAACATCTCCTCCTGGACCAGTTGGCTCTGCTTTGAACCTGAGCCACAGTTTGTGACTCGTGCTCGACAGCGCATCACCCTCCTGGAATTACATGACGAGGAAGAGCTAGAAGAGTGTGTATGTCTCAGCAGAGTGTGGGAGTGGCTGGGTGGATGTGGTGGAGGTACAGGATGCAGTTTTTGGCTGTGTGCTGGGTTTTCCCATAAATCGTATTGCTGTTCCTGTCTCTGGTAACAGCAGGGACATTGGTTCCCCTCCAACACACGCTGCGCAGGTTGGTTAGAATAATCCACACCCTCTGGGTCAAAGGATGTGGAATCAGGATCAGAGCAGCTCTCTGATTGGCCCTGCTGCAGGTAATGGGGCTGGGCCTGACTCAGGGGGCAACATTCATTAGTCAGAGATGGGGATTTCTTGACTTGTGTAGACCACTGCAGGGTCTCGTCATTGTGTAGGCGGAAACGCACCCTCATCTCCACTGACAGGCTGCCGTCTTTATTGACCAGGACACGCTTTTCAATGTCATCGTTCATAATAGCTGGTCTGGCCTGGGAGTAGGTGCTGACACCATTGCTGTATGACTTCTCTGAAGACAAGGAGAAACGGGTGGAGCGGTTTGAGGAATCTGAACGAGGATGGATTATGCTTTTTTTGGTTTCCAGACCAAAGTTaactgaggagagagagaaaaggtaaTGTAAAAGCAAACATTATTTCACTTTATCTTACTCTTTAAACTACTCTAGATCTGTAGTTGAAATTGTGGTTTGTGTTACGAGTATTCACCCAAACAACTTACCATTTTTCCTGCTTTCATGCCCTTCGCTGTATTCGCTGGCTCTAGACTGAGCTCCACGAGGTGGGGATCTTGCTCCTTGAGTAGCAGGAGATCTGGCCCCATTTCCAGGAGTCCTGGGGCCAAGAGCAGGGCCCCTGCTGCCCAGACCAGGCAGTTTTTCTTCAGAGCTCTTCCTGATGAAGTTTATCAACAGTGGGCTGAAGGCTTCCCGGCCAACACACACCAACGTACCAGGACAAGTCATCAGGTTTTGTACGCTGTCAATCTGAGCAAAATATCAGTCAGTGTCAGTTTTCCGTACAAAATCTGTCATCTGCAATAAAACCCTCTAAATCATGACCAAAAAATTCAGAAGCAAGCTAATTCTTACCCTTCGTCCCTCAGCAGTGTAGAGCTTGCGTACATGAAACTGCATCACCTCTGACACCTCATCAAGAAAGGACTTCAGGCTCCTGGTTGACCTCCTGCTCAACACCACGCTCCTCCTCATCCCCGGCTCGCTGTTCTTCACCAGCAGGATCCGCCGCTGCCTGTAAGACTGATGGCCAGGCGGTGTTGCGGACGAGGATTCGGGCTGCTGGGGCCTCCGGCTGTGATGGTACCAGATGGTTGGGCGTTTGCCGGCCAGTTCCATGTTGACTGGCTTAGCCTGGCGCCGGTCTGAGCAGAGGTAGCAGCCACCGTCCTGGAGCTGCTCCAGGTGTTTGATGGCGTGGGTGCCGCGGGGAGTGGTCACAGTCCGCACGCCAAATGGCAAGGGCACCTGTATGTggacacacatatgcacatgtACTTTATACGATACAAATCTGTTGCAACTGTGTCTTCAGATAAAATTGCATTCAGCAGGTGAACATTTAACAAAGTAGAGCTTATGTGGTGGCCAAGTTGAAAGATTAGAGTGCGATAAAGGGGCATCTACACAGTCAGCTTCAAAAGAAATCTTTCCATCACAGCTCTGATACCTATCCCACTAACCTTTTGGGAAAGGTCGTCCAGCAGGGTGTCGAAACATTTGAAGCTGCGCTTTTGGATGGCCATCTTGACACCCCCGAACTGGCTGTCGCCGCTTTTGTAGAAGGTGATCCGCTTGGCTGGGGGGGCTGCGATCACATGGGCAGGGCGTAAGTTGGAGGGGGGTCGCGGGGAGAGGGACGAGGCATGTTTAGATGGAGGCTGAGGGTCCCACATCCCTGCCTCGACTGAGTACATGGTGCAGTCTCACACCCACCTGAGGTAGAAACACAAATGTCAACACAGAATGTAAAGAAGTTGTTGAATAGCAAAAATGTGTCATCTATCACCGTTTTCAAGAGACGTTATGTGTTATGTAGCCTTCTGTTCCCACTCATAAGATCACAGCTCCTAATCGTGGTGTTTGATTGGGGATTCAGGACAGGACATCCACTAACAGGACTACCTGGCATGTAAGAATGTTACATATGTCATTTGGCTCCACAGGATATACGCATTTTGTTTAAAGTCATCCAAATCAAACCAGTAAGCTGCCAGATAAGTAGTTTGTTGCTTCATGAacttaaaattgttgttttcctGCATGTAATAACTGACCTGTCTAAAAAAAATGCCCAGATTCCCTACAATTTTCATTCTGTCAAAATCATTTGGGACAAAAGACCAATGGCTTGGCATGAATTTCAACCGAAAATATACACATAATGTTAAATCAAATGCAGCTACATCCACATCTACATACATGTTAAAGATATAGCTTCCCAAAGCCTGCTATATTTAGTGAAGCGGCCTAGCACGCAATGAGAAATCCTATTTGGAACGCAGGTAAAAAAACAGCTTGCATGTACAGTACGTAATTCATACGaattaattatgttttataaGCTCGCACTATAATGATTAACAGGGAtactttttaaagtttcaaTCTGGTTAACATGGGTTTCgaaaaaaaacccaacacaaATCATATATCCTGATATGAGCAGCAACGAAAacaacaatatgaacagctgtAGCCTGAATCAGGACAGGAGATTACAGCGACCAGCCCACAGTAACACTTTACTAcgcttctttttttcaataaaatgataataatctTAATCATGATGGTTAACTGAGATGACTTTCAATAACCTAGGAAAAAGGTGAATGTTATCAGCAGGCTTTTAAGTCCCATGAGGTTAGACTGTGGGCCAAATCACAGCTCTTAGCTGCAGACACCCGATGTGACGCTCTGCTCCCTAATCCCTCTCCAGCTTCACGTCTCAGTTTCATTAAATGACAGTCCTAGTTGCCCGGTTTATTTCTTGTTGACATGATTTGAAAGACTAAAAATGACACCCAACACCCTTGATATCACAGTGACAAAACATTTGAGCCAAATGCACTAGCCCTTTGAGCATAACGTCAACAATTTGGAAACTTTTAAAGATAACTAGAGCCTCTCTTGACACTTTTATCAACTGTAGACGTAGATAATATCGCCGTAGATTACTTTACCATCAAGCCATTGTCACTATATATTAACTATAGACCCATCTTTTAACCTTAACGTCAACTAAAGAACCATTTTTaccactatttttttttttttaaatccttacaTGAGAACTTAAGAATGTCTGTCACTAATTTAACCACAATTCATTCACTTAACAAATATCTATTAGGTACACTACTCACATATTCAGGAAACATGATCCAAAGAGATGAGAAAAAGCTGGAGGGGGAATCTGTCCGCGCTGAGTCAGACCAGGAATTAGCACTaagtgtttaaatgtgtgtctgtgtgtgtgtgtgtttgtgtgtgtgtatgtctgtgtgtgtgtgtgtggtgtctgcaGCTTAGGTCACTAACTAAGATGCCCAGCAGAGCCCTCGGTTCCACAGCTCTCAGGGTGGAATAGCAGTCGGTGCATGGAGGGGGTGAGGAGGCGGATAGAGGGAGGAGaaatgaggagagaggagaagacaggagatggggggaggagggggggaggctAAGGATAGAAAGAAAAGCCTGCTTAAGaacctgtgagtgtgtgtgtgtgggggttgcTATGGTGAGGCCAAGacaagtgatgtaattttgtaCATCGCACATGACCTGGAGAAGAGACatatgctaattttcaactTTGATGGTTTCTTTCATTCGAACTTCATCATTAGATGAATGcaaaaagcatttatttatttattgataattTGGTAGACTTGCTTGgagggcaaaaaaagaaaacagttgaTAAATAATAACCACTTGCATTTTGATCATTTTTAGGGATTCAATTTTCATCTCAACTTTACACTGCTGTGTCTCGGGGCCTGGCCTCCAGCCGTCTGTTGTAGTCTGTATGCGTGAGTGAGTTTTTACTCTAAAATCTTCTCTCCGCACATAttgctccctctttctctctttatcttgttctctgtctttttctatgtcttcctctctctctctctcacacacacacacaaagacacacacatacacggctGTAGTGGAAGAGGATTGTAATTACAGACAATCTGTCTGACAGCAGGGGGCCTCCTG
This region includes:
- the rp1l1a gene encoding retinitis pigmentosa 1-like 1 protein, producing MYSVEAGMWDPQPPSKHASSLSPRPPSNLRPAHVIAAPPAKRITFYKSGDSQFGGVKMAIQKRSFKCFDTLLDDLSQKVPLPFGVRTVTTPRGTHAIKHLEQLQDGGCYLCSDRRQAKPVNMELAGKRPTIWYHHSRRPQQPESSSATPPGHQSYRQRRILLVKNSEPGMRRSVVLSRRSTRSLKSFLDEVSEVMQFHVRKLYTAEGRRIDSVQNLMTCPGTLVCVGREAFSPLLINFIRKSSEEKLPGLGSRGPALGPRTPGNGARSPATQGARSPPRGAQSRASEYSEGHESRKNVNFGLETKKSIIHPRSDSSNRSTRFSLSSEKSYSNGVSTYSQARPAIMNDDIEKRVLVNKDGSLSVEMRVRFRLHNDETLQWSTQVKKSPSLTNECCPLSQAQPHYLQQGQSESCSDPDSTSFDPEGVDYSNQPAQRVLEGNQCPCCYQRQEQQYDLWENPAHSQKLHPVPPPHPPSHSHTLLRHTHSSSSSSSCNSRRVMRCRARVTNCGSGSKQSQLVQEEMFVTEQVERRVELEQDGDTHVEVCRVSRCCSRSEIVAIDSNLRPLSRKSVEGDLLMEEDGERPLSAISSSSHILQSLQEDQDDDLPPSASQCCQCNEPTPSPTSQTHLSHKPTSSITAGSVHSTEHEKQEEERGSRAVSVASSYHCGAATPHPTAEAERMDRAPSSKSKRSRASSRSSKVRIPNSEEEGAADDEDEDVQRVVSGLSSHTGYSLQSRGSNVCPNCGGCKSGVNSESNSRASQRSHRASPKQATPLSSQENANNGSDDGSEDSAGSTQSNKTNLTNNGRCSAISNIQEHRASSAMSRMSNLEEAGKEEERALSATSATSHRSNGSCKSGYNDSPCGTGQKEEERSPSAISARSNMSAKSGRSHKSNYSCTADAPDIKTTEEAEEANTEERVLSSLSAKSGASAETNASVKKGTKVASPTDNTAVEDNDTNKRTSSALSDTPGEAERPDSVMSAKSTKSNVSAKSGTSHRSTCSHCARAESRADVPIIEATEQEEEMESEERAASAMSDKSNLSTKSNKSHKSFKGGEDGQERAVSQASGRLVKSKTSNYNETAASPSSKEKENELGEDEQQRPESVISAKSAKDTAKTEVDNMEDRTPSAMSSKSHTSAKSSKSQKSNQTATSAKSAKDTAKTEVDNMEDRTPSAMSSKSHTSAKSSKSQKSNQTTASLNPNEADMPSIEINGKEEHNENQERVASALSVKSKSSMKSHTSQKSSKNLKPVSPSPNVTFQTPAGVDEDGNETTERAQSAISAKSAKSSVSTSSHKSRHKRTADFAVIERADADENVEDNSTKSTSKGQMLLSCSPLTHSPKAASPSRSGRSKCGCGAASALEKSKEKKEGEKKEDLEELENEEASERAASILTSSSRRHRRESGGSEQPLSQNSSGSVSLGLPEDQEIANSDSGRSCVSFHTNTEKKGRVKTVTPDVPKSSEQSALKEEREGTGSMMSQKSSSKSAHNHVPTIKTGGSGDKGEEGGEQTTERGDSSLSAKSSRSHKSSCSCGNKAPRMLDSKPTSASPTKAENDHEIASLKSASTTKAGKMDANDNRTSSAMSAASAKARSKSPASVSGENANVARDSGDNATATQAISRPASKAEGEEDIADNKVAGVQSKSPRSLRPDSAVSTHSGSKMKASKESKAKSRSRPSSKVETCSGSTLHHSTSAADMLKETMAAAAAARSNSQQSMASKTSDKSRSKRSQRSRNQTDQEELELSPACLPNASPNEVVSDWLRSIPANSCMLALGDGLNEEEQEKVEEEKPGEEEAKEEGNLEEGKVEDKKEDVEANEEEQKKEEAECDAAEEEKSPDPAPGGGDAVGTLLWSGDAQPKSWNSSVAVMKVLLSSSMGRCQSMPEVSPVYGRRLSTSARGFLDCLAQLQLIEPKVTPGFDQEKDRNQQYEDIMAILQSLWLTVPRDIETKETKDVGTEQVTPPRSSSGVGMSSGSGGSGKENGTQGGDETNQNKTKESSLHEEKEGGAEKVVEEEEEGNAEAEHKEIEADPEETEVAKEEVQSTVPPSLDSPKASENPSSLDKSSANNSSKSPTDNEQETAEDSGSSGTPPTVLRAPLSKRLSQDPDPVWVLHLLKKLEKQFMDHYINAMAEFKVRWDLDDSLMLDTMIGELREEVSRRIQSSVEREVRKIQSRAGRGGKFPRPPQRANLSRESTVTEKRRQILKVMKKKSVKTADCLSDEDTTAEFSDQRSDDEYCPCDACVRKKMAARPLKDNPLAAKAPVMMEFDLLKILQLKKTPAPAVVLQSAEMESDSEGRNLEVVQEEEEEEEEETKEDIKPKVLLEETIPEEDEEIGNDGGEAGDEEEEAEAEKGESIAGVEDPEEKETGGEEPGEEETSGNEEEEEECQCQCARNEEESDNAEDGEEETAEGEAAEETGDNAAEDETGDDEERAGEEEGENAEDGETGIEKEEEEEKEESDKETVKEATAGEGETTENGMGEEEEAEMEDCEVSEYKEEDEGKEEEGKEEQEEMTGKESGEDEDSGETEDDSAAKNEESTLLEEFVEGNVSASAEDEDEGDDAAGEGESHEDEKEGESEEPGCEASEEERTSLKGQGVAVNEGEEVHAKESDPDSKRPRDNSVSESGHEGAGASEDEEGKEGKEDGDEANDAVEECKPEEDKEKDGELDKRENGVLFHQFTRTSVESQPGSLEDIDTESPNNLVNAIEVPKRAACVCGGGGTGQRRSRSPGRVKRSKPKECDAELN